A genomic window from Planococcus rifietoensis includes:
- a CDS encoding DUF4181 domain-containing protein: MYGVESSFSLALLLIVAIFLVMLALFNAIMRKWLRVEKPKAFSNNHVNDKHKKIDWSIRIFGITMMVAGYFINVTRLPQEPYLLLEPWFLLLVFLFATEIVRAIMERKYAKNPNAYLYTISQLVFLLIFLVSLFTTDFFGFL; this comes from the coding sequence ATGTATGGTGTTGAATCTTCTTTTTCGCTAGCTTTACTTCTCATAGTTGCCATTTTCCTCGTAATGCTAGCCTTATTTAATGCCATCATGCGAAAGTGGTTAAGAGTCGAAAAACCAAAAGCATTCTCCAATAACCATGTAAATGATAAGCACAAGAAAATCGATTGGAGCATCCGAATTTTCGGTATCACTATGATGGTAGCAGGATATTTTATTAATGTGACGAGGCTTCCTCAAGAACCTTACTTGCTCCTGGAACCATGGTTTTTGTTGTTGGTATTCCTCTTTGCCACCGAAATCGTAAGAGCAATCATGGAACGCAAATATGCGAAGAATCCTAATGCCTATCTTTATACAATCAGCCAACTGGTTTTTCTACTTATATTTCTCGTCTCATTATTTACAACTGATTTTTTTGGTTTTTTATAA
- a CDS encoding cold-shock protein: protein MEQGTVKWFNAEKGFGFIEREAGDDVFVHFSAIQSDGFKSLDEGQTVTFDIEEGQRGLQATNVTKA, encoded by the coding sequence ATGGAACAAGGTACAGTGAAATGGTTTAATGCAGAAAAAGGTTTTGGTTTTATCGAGCGTGAAGCAGGAGATGACGTATTCGTACATTTCTCAGCTATCCAAAGCGACGGTTTCAAATCTTTAGACGAAGGTCAAACCGTAACATTTGATATCGAAGAAGGACAACGTGGCCTACAAGCTACAAACGTTACAAAAGCTTAA
- a CDS encoding alpha/beta hydrolase fold domain-containing protein, which yields MVIQTYGEKRSVRSRILEKYLILRGTKKGFSSVENTTKFVQQRGTENIKPYVIENMSFSNSLKEEMYEDIQVFTLNDQNSREQKVVLYLHGGAWTNQPLSFHWKLMDKIAQAVGAKIIAPIYPKVPHFNYKHTYPKLLSLYKETLRTIESAKQLTIMGDSAGGNIALGLAQLLKIDDLPQPKDIILLSPAVDLTLDNPLIPKYEKKDPMLSAGGMDVITNIWSDDKSLEDPLISPIYGDLTGLGKINQFVGTHELIYPDAVKLDEKLTEQGIEIQTFVYPKMNHVFVVMPVPEAEDAQQKIINIICN from the coding sequence ATGGTTATCCAAACTTATGGAGAAAAACGGTCTGTAAGGAGTCGGATCCTCGAGAAATACCTAATTTTGCGAGGTACGAAAAAGGGGTTTTCCAGTGTAGAAAACACCACAAAGTTCGTTCAGCAAAGAGGAACTGAAAATATCAAACCGTATGTGATTGAAAATATGAGCTTTTCCAACTCGTTGAAAGAGGAGATGTATGAAGACATACAGGTGTTCACCTTAAACGACCAGAATTCCCGGGAACAGAAAGTGGTGCTGTATTTGCACGGCGGAGCGTGGACGAACCAGCCTTTGTCTTTCCATTGGAAGCTGATGGATAAGATTGCACAGGCAGTGGGTGCAAAGATCATCGCGCCTATTTATCCCAAAGTGCCCCATTTTAATTACAAGCATACATATCCGAAATTGTTAAGCCTGTACAAAGAGACGCTTCGGACAATTGAGAGTGCTAAGCAATTAACAATTATGGGGGATTCAGCCGGAGGAAATATCGCGCTTGGGCTGGCCCAACTGTTAAAGATAGATGATTTGCCTCAACCGAAGGATATCATTTTGTTGTCGCCAGCCGTCGATCTAACCCTTGATAATCCCCTTATTCCCAAATACGAAAAAAAGGATCCGATGTTATCGGCCGGGGGAATGGACGTAATCACTAATATTTGGTCTGATGATAAAAGTTTAGAAGATCCCTTGATTAGCCCGATTTATGGAGATTTAACGGGGCTCGGCAAGATTAATCAATTTGTCGGAACACATGAACTCATATATCCCGACGCAGTTAAATTGGACGAAAAACTAACGGAGCAAGGAATTGAAATCCAAACCTTTGTGTATCCTAAAATGAATCATGTGTTTGTCGTTATGCCTGTTCCTGAAGCTGAAGATGCCCAACAGAAAATAATCAATATCATTTGTAATTAA
- a CDS encoding MutS-related protein: MESPFILMGLFVVCLITYQLLTRNRRKLKKIRQEWETETYIAIKEDVQSVSSYWRNNKERSEFYAGVDQITWDDLGMDQVFNKMNYTQTSVGSEYLFNQLRDIDPKLDGLQSKEELYTLMAKDDGLREKVLLILSSLGKRNYADTSSYFYNFSDHKIKFAYMYVLLACLPIFSVLLMSFSLKVGIVSLASSLVINAVIYYRNKKMLENDLHSITYVAAIVNTGRSLTSIRHPRFSVFGDIFKKEGKGLKKVSFFGKVLSIGTNTGGDFDVFFEYFRIVFLLDFISYNQIVKAIVTHQNAYRQLWESIGELDAAIAIAFYRKSLSFYTLPQFVDKEELSFEDMAHPLLDKPVTNSSTIGKTVLITGSNASGKSTYIKAVAINAILAQTIHTVLAKNWTMKPSYIVTSMAIQDNVLDGDSYFIAEIKSLKRIVQLCKAKKPVISFVDEILKGTNTVERISASAAIMEWLSVNKGMNIIASHDIELTEIAGNVYTNYHFRESIENGEVLFDYKIHEGSSETRNAIKLLEILGYPESVTDQANRLAEHFTDIREWKELNAI, translated from the coding sequence ATGGAAAGTCCGTTTATATTAATGGGGTTATTTGTCGTCTGTCTCATTACTTATCAACTTTTAACGAGAAATCGGCGGAAACTTAAGAAAATCCGGCAAGAGTGGGAAACTGAAACATATATTGCGATAAAAGAAGATGTTCAATCCGTGTCATCCTATTGGAGAAACAATAAAGAGCGTTCAGAATTTTATGCAGGGGTCGATCAAATCACCTGGGACGACTTAGGGATGGATCAGGTGTTTAATAAGATGAATTACACCCAAACCAGTGTGGGCTCAGAATATTTATTCAACCAATTACGGGACATTGATCCGAAGCTTGATGGCCTTCAGTCCAAAGAAGAACTTTATACTCTCATGGCGAAGGATGATGGATTAAGAGAAAAAGTCCTTCTTATTTTATCCAGTCTTGGAAAACGCAATTATGCGGACACTTCCTCCTACTTTTACAATTTCAGCGACCACAAAATCAAGTTCGCATACATGTACGTGCTTCTTGCATGTTTGCCCATTTTCTCAGTGCTGTTGATGTCCTTTAGTTTAAAGGTGGGAATCGTCAGTTTGGCAAGCTCGCTAGTTATAAACGCTGTGATCTATTACCGTAATAAAAAGATGCTGGAAAATGATTTGCATTCTATTACATACGTAGCTGCCATCGTGAATACAGGGAGGAGTTTGACTTCGATACGTCATCCTCGATTTTCGGTGTTTGGTGATATTTTTAAAAAAGAAGGGAAAGGTCTGAAAAAAGTTTCTTTCTTTGGCAAGGTCTTATCCATTGGAACAAATACCGGTGGCGATTTTGATGTTTTCTTTGAATACTTCCGGATTGTTTTTTTACTCGACTTTATTTCCTATAATCAAATCGTGAAAGCGATCGTCACGCATCAGAACGCCTATCGACAATTATGGGAATCGATTGGCGAACTGGATGCCGCGATTGCGATCGCTTTTTATCGAAAGTCACTTTCTTTTTATACCTTGCCTCAGTTTGTCGACAAAGAAGAGTTGTCGTTTGAAGACATGGCCCACCCACTTCTAGATAAACCGGTAACGAATTCTTCTACAATAGGTAAGACCGTATTGATTACAGGATCTAACGCTTCCGGAAAATCGACCTATATCAAAGCGGTTGCCATCAATGCGATTTTGGCACAAACAATACATACGGTATTGGCTAAAAATTGGACCATGAAACCTAGTTATATCGTGACCTCGATGGCGATCCAAGACAACGTACTGGATGGGGACAGTTATTTTATTGCAGAAATAAAGTCGCTGAAACGAATTGTCCAGTTGTGTAAGGCAAAGAAACCTGTTATTTCTTTCGTTGATGAGATTCTAAAAGGAACTAATACAGTTGAACGAATTTCCGCATCAGCAGCTATCATGGAATGGCTGTCGGTCAATAAAGGCATGAACATTATTGCTTCGCACGATATTGAATTGACGGAAATTGCGGGGAATGTGTATACCAATTATCATTTCAGGGAGTCGATCGAGAATGGTGAAGTGCTGTTCGATTATAAAATCCATGAAGGATCTTCTGAAACAAGGAACGCTATTAAGCTATTGGAAATTCTGGGTTATCCCGAAAGTGTCACAGACCAAGCGAACCGCTTGGCTGAACATTTCACGGACATTCGCGAATGGAAAGAGTTGAATGCAATCTAG
- a CDS encoding glycoside hydrolase family 32 protein, which yields MELPRGKSYIRLDQISQEDIDNLILRVNSCTWRQTFHIQPVSGLLNDPNGFCFYNGEFHLYYQWHPLGPFHGLKYWYHTKSKDLVNWENVGIAIKPDEYFDSHGAYSGSAVEHDGKLYLLYTGNTRDENLVRHPYLCIALMDDEGNIIKSKKSVLDKVPDGYTEHFRDPKLWKVEDRYYAVIGAQRTDETGAVCLLSSTDLLEWKFEGELATNLDNFGFMWECPDYFEMDDRGILIFSPQGLEPQGDLYQNIYQAGYVLGEKIDLERRKLTHGDFIELDRGFDFYAPHTMKDPHGRRLMVAWMGLPEIEYPTDINGWANCLTILRQLTLRDGKIIQTPIPELQSLRKAKTVAQGELSDEKKVIEGFSGVTYELVCEFERGDALEYGIEFRASEEEKTVIKFDAVQGKVIMDRALSGKVIGSKHGTERKCKLDGDVYKFQLFVDSSSVEIFVNDGEEVFTARIFPDIRSQEIRFFATGGRAAFKAVKWDY from the coding sequence ATGGAGTTACCGCGGGGGAAGAGTTATATTCGGCTTGATCAGATCAGCCAAGAAGATATAGACAATTTGATTTTGAGGGTCAATAGCTGTACATGGCGGCAAACTTTTCATATCCAACCGGTTTCCGGGCTTCTCAATGATCCGAACGGCTTTTGTTTTTATAACGGCGAATTTCATTTGTATTATCAATGGCATCCGCTCGGGCCATTTCACGGCTTGAAGTATTGGTACCATACCAAATCAAAAGACCTGGTCAATTGGGAGAATGTCGGCATAGCGATCAAGCCGGACGAGTATTTTGACAGCCACGGCGCATATTCGGGAAGTGCAGTCGAACACGACGGAAAACTGTATTTGCTGTATACCGGCAATACGCGGGATGAGAATCTTGTGAGACATCCTTATCTCTGTATCGCGCTTATGGATGATGAGGGAAATATTATCAAATCGAAAAAATCCGTGCTTGATAAAGTGCCCGATGGCTATACCGAGCATTTCCGCGATCCGAAATTATGGAAAGTGGAAGACCGGTATTATGCGGTCATCGGCGCGCAGCGGACCGATGAAACGGGGGCTGTTTGTCTGCTGAGTTCGACCGATCTATTGGAATGGAAGTTCGAGGGAGAACTGGCCACCAACTTGGATAACTTCGGTTTTATGTGGGAATGCCCGGATTATTTTGAAATGGATGACCGGGGCATCTTGATCTTCTCGCCGCAAGGGCTGGAGCCGCAGGGGGATCTGTATCAAAATATTTACCAGGCCGGTTATGTGCTGGGGGAGAAAATTGATTTAGAGCGGCGCAAACTGACTCACGGGGATTTTATCGAATTGGACCGCGGATTTGATTTTTACGCTCCGCATACGATGAAAGACCCGCATGGCAGACGGCTCATGGTGGCTTGGATGGGCTTGCCTGAAATTGAGTACCCGACCGATATCAATGGATGGGCGAACTGCTTGACGATCCTCCGGCAATTAACGCTTCGGGACGGGAAAATCATCCAGACGCCAATTCCAGAACTTCAATCGCTGCGCAAGGCTAAAACCGTAGCGCAAGGGGAACTGTCAGATGAAAAGAAAGTGATTGAAGGATTCTCTGGAGTCACGTATGAGCTTGTCTGTGAGTTCGAACGAGGAGATGCCTTGGAATATGGCATTGAATTCCGTGCGAGTGAGGAAGAAAAAACGGTGATTAAATTCGATGCTGTTCAAGGGAAAGTCATCATGGACCGCGCATTATCAGGCAAAGTGATCGGCAGCAAGCATGGCACCGAACGCAAATGCAAGTTGGACGGGGACGTCTACAAATTTCAGTTGTTTGTCGATTCATCATCCGTGGAGATTTTCGTCAACGACGGGGAAGAAGTGTTTACCGCACGGATCTTCCCGGATATCCGCAGCCAGGAAATCCGGTTTTTTGCGACAGGCGGCCGGGCTGCGTTCAAAGCGGTGAAGTGGGACTATTGA
- a CDS encoding carbohydrate kinase family protein, with the protein MGNLFSIGEVLIDFIPHQKGIALKDVDSFTRVPGGAPANVAASVAKFGGTASLITKVGQDAFGDFLLERLAEAGVKIDKIPRTKKANTGLAFVSLREDGERDFSFYRNPSADLLLEASEVDADWFKQGDVLHFGSVDLVDSPIKKAHVKAIGAAKRHGAIISFDPNVRLPLWDNPKQCRETIQEFIPKAHIVKVSDDELEFITGIADESIAINSLFTGEVLAVVLTKGAKGADLYVQNEKYSSAGYSVKVEDTTGAGDAFTGAFLYRLLSLDAGPGNLEAILSEHHQELLAFANASGALAVTEKGAISSLPTKERVLELME; encoded by the coding sequence ATGGGAAATCTGTTCTCGATTGGCGAAGTACTGATCGATTTTATTCCCCATCAAAAAGGCATCGCCTTGAAAGATGTGGATTCTTTTACACGGGTGCCAGGGGGAGCGCCTGCCAATGTGGCAGCTTCAGTCGCAAAGTTTGGCGGCACGGCTTCATTGATCACCAAAGTCGGACAAGATGCCTTTGGTGATTTTCTGTTGGAACGGCTTGCCGAAGCGGGCGTGAAAATCGATAAGATTCCACGGACAAAAAAAGCGAATACCGGGCTTGCTTTCGTTTCGTTGCGGGAAGACGGGGAGCGGGACTTTTCGTTTTACAGAAATCCTTCTGCAGATTTGCTTCTTGAAGCCTCAGAAGTGGATGCCGACTGGTTCAAGCAAGGCGATGTGCTGCATTTCGGTTCGGTCGATTTAGTCGACAGCCCGATAAAAAAAGCCCACGTGAAAGCGATCGGGGCAGCCAAGAGGCACGGCGCCATCATCAGTTTTGACCCCAATGTGCGCTTGCCGCTTTGGGACAATCCGAAGCAATGCCGGGAGACCATCCAGGAATTCATTCCGAAGGCACATATCGTCAAGGTATCCGACGACGAACTGGAGTTCATCACAGGCATAGCAGACGAATCCATAGCCATTAACTCGTTGTTCACAGGGGAGGTATTGGCAGTGGTGTTGACTAAAGGCGCTAAGGGAGCAGATCTGTACGTACAAAACGAAAAATACTCATCCGCGGGATATTCAGTCAAAGTCGAAGATACGACAGGGGCGGGAGATGCATTCACTGGCGCTTTCTTGTACCGATTATTGAGTCTGGATGCAGGACCAGGCAATCTGGAAGCCATATTAAGTGAGCATCACCAAGAGCTGCTGGCTTTTGCGAATGCGAGCGGGGCACTGGCCGTTACTGAAAAAGGGGCTATTTCTTCACTTCCGACGAAAGAACGGGTCTTGGAGTTGATGGAGTAA